A window from Zingiber officinale cultivar Zhangliang chromosome 7A, Zo_v1.1, whole genome shotgun sequence encodes these proteins:
- the LOC121999894 gene encoding protein MIZU-KUSSEI 1-like yields the protein MLKQKIPPPVESETPPATEGPFSLFRPSSAIPRRSKTGGSTGILRLLKMIPLLTTGCKMAALLGRPNKALSSGRSGGAAIITLFGYRRGRVSLAMQEDPKSAPVLLLELPILTSSLHREMASGLVKIALESEGGGGGEPAEQSRSRRRLVDECVWAVYCNGRKAGFSTRKKQESEEERQMMRLLRGVSMGAGVLPAAEEAAAPAEGELTYMRARFERVVGSKDSEALYMINPDGTGAPELSIFLVRLNN from the coding sequence ATGCTaaaacaaaaaataccaccaccaGTGGAGTCAGAGACACCCCCGGCAACGGAGGGCCCGTTTTCCCTCTTCCGGCCCTCCTCCGCCATTCCCCGGCGATCCAAGACGGGAGGAAGCACCGGGATCCTACGCCTTCTGAAGATGATCCCTTTGCTCACCACCGGCTGCAAGATGGCGGCCTTACTTGGCCGGCCGAACAAAGCCCTGTCCTCCGGCCGCAGCGGCGGCGCCGCCATCATCACCCTGTTCGGCTACCGTCGTGGCCGCGTTAGTCTGGCCATGCAGGAAGACCCCAAGTCCGCGCCCGTGCTCCTCCTCGAGCTCCCCATCCTCACCAGCTCGCTCCACCGCGAGATGGCCTCCGGGCTCGTGAAGATCGCGCTGGAGAGCgagggcggcggcggcggggAGCCAGCGGAGCAGAGCCGTAGCAGGCGGCGGCTGGTGGACGAGTGCGTGTGGGCGGTGTACTGCAACGGGCGGAAGGCGGGGTTCTCGACGAGGAAGAAGCAGGAGTCGGAGGAGGAGCGGCAGATGATGAGGTTGCTGCGGGGCGTGTCGATGGGAGCTGGGGTGCTTCCGGCGGCTGAGGAAGCTGCCGCGCCGGCGGAGGGGGAATTGACGTACATGAGGGCGCGGTTCGAGAGGGTGGTGGGATCGAAGGACTCGGAGGCGTTGTACATGATCAACCCCGACGGCACCGGCGCCCCTGAGTTGAGCATCTTCCTTGTCAGACTCAATAATTAG